A single Thermoproteota archaeon DNA region contains:
- a CDS encoding NADH-quinone oxidoreductase subunit I, translating into MAVERTIRHIKALATGAKYMLGGHRLTLMYPDDIQEFPDGYRGMIEYDWDTCIKCGLCAMVCPADAMKMYISKEESEEGKRPVRRPGINYTRCIFCGFCVDICPTNSLKFTKVHDVAFYTFEEQIYPPEKFREGIPKPQYDKEPRKVRAVLDEKRGIRYEP; encoded by the coding sequence TTGGCAGTTGAGAGGACGATCCGTCACATAAAGGCCCTCGCAACGGGGGCCAAGTACATGCTGGGTGGCCACAGGCTCACCCTCATGTACCCTGATGACATACAGGAGTTCCCCGACGGCTACAGGGGGATGATAGAGTACGACTGGGATACCTGCATAAAGTGCGGTCTCTGTGCTATGGTGTGCCCGGCCGACGCGATGAAAATGTACATCTCGAAGGAGGAATCTGAAGAGGGTAAGAGGCCCGTGAGGAGGCCCGGCATAAACTACACTAGGTGCATCTTCTGCGGGTTCTGCGTGGACATATGCCCGACTAACTCGCTCAAGTTCACCAAAGTACACGATGTTGCATTCTACACGTTTGAGGAGCAGATCTACCCGCCTGAGAAGTTCAGGGAGGGAATACCAAAACCCCAGTACGACAAGGAGCCCAGAAAGGTGAGGGCCGTTCTGGATGAGAAGAGGGGGATAAGGTATGAGCC
- the nuoH gene encoding NADH-quinone oxidoreductase subunit NuoH, which yields MQDLLSVIFEPYVFVPLIFPGITVAFLLLLVIIWLERKIAAKVQLRYGPLYVLKPLGGAIQMVADLLRYLFQEPIIPKTVDKLAFIMTPALLFGAAYLPTIAIPVSPTFYAFRSDLSLLIVLALSTLAPIFTVVMGWASNNKFSLIGGVREGYIVVSYEIPMFLSALSIAILYGSLDLVEIAEAQKGIWGIFLNPVAAITMLVLMYMSTSKFPFEIPEAESEIVAGAYTEYSGILYGLVMGASYVKLYVLSLVFTILFLGGWNPIPGFMANDPLLPGVLLFIKAFIIIVIGAFLRAVYPRFRIDQAMDLGWKTMLPLSIISIFISLVEIMIMGGA from the coding sequence ATGCAGGACCTGTTGAGTGTAATATTCGAGCCTTATGTGTTCGTTCCCCTGATATTTCCGGGGATAACCGTAGCTTTCCTGCTCCTACTCGTGATTATCTGGCTTGAGAGAAAGATAGCAGCCAAGGTGCAGCTGAGGTATGGTCCCCTCTACGTCCTCAAACCGTTGGGCGGTGCAATACAGATGGTCGCCGACCTGCTCAGGTACCTGTTCCAAGAGCCCATCATACCGAAGACCGTCGACAAGCTGGCCTTCATAATGACCCCTGCTCTGCTCTTTGGCGCCGCCTACCTGCCCACCATAGCTATACCAGTCAGCCCCACGTTCTACGCCTTCAGAAGCGATCTAAGCCTCCTCATAGTGCTGGCCCTATCAACCCTAGCCCCGATATTCACCGTTGTGATGGGATGGGCCAGCAACAACAAGTTCTCCCTAATAGGGGGTGTGAGAGAGGGCTACATAGTAGTCTCCTATGAGATACCCATGTTCCTGTCGGCACTTTCCATTGCCATTCTCTACGGTTCCTTAGACTTGGTGGAGATAGCTGAGGCACAGAAAGGCATATGGGGAATCTTCCTGAATCCGGTGGCGGCCATAACTATGCTCGTCCTCATGTACATGTCCACCAGCAAGTTCCCATTCGAGATACCCGAGGCTGAAAGCGAGATAGTCGCAGGCGCTTACACCGAGTACAGCGGCATTCTCTACGGTCTGGTCATGGGAGCTTCCTATGTGAAGCTTTACGTGCTCAGCTTGGTGTTCACAATACTCTTCTTGGGAGGATGGAACCCCATACCAGGTTTCATGGCCAACGATCCGCTCCTGCCTGGGGTCCTGCTCTTCATCAAGGCCTTCATCATAATAGTGATAGGGGCCTTCCTCAGGGCCGTCTACCCGAGGTTCAGGATAGATCAGGCGATGGACTTGGGATGGAAGACGATGCTGCCCCTGTCGATAATCTCCATCTTCATCTCACTGGTTGAGATCATGATAATGGGAGGTGCTTGA
- a CDS encoding NADH-quinone oxidoreductase subunit D, translating to MSLEERELEVLIGPQHPASGHMRLVAKIDGDIVVELRPNIGYVHRSVEKLAEVKKYLQIIPLVERPSLADTTANNLAYVMAVEKLLGIEPPPRAQYLRTLLAEINRIHSHFYGMGIHGVMIGSSTAYMWCFGDREPLIELAQELTGARLTYSYIVPGGVRRDLPQGFEDKVEKVMRYLENRMPDYFDIYFNNPVTRARLEGVGVLTKEDAIKLGVTGPNLRASGVPYDVRKAEPYAAYPELDFDVITEEDGDAFARVMVRVREIQESIKIIRQVLKKIPDGPILDEKYMKMIPPNLRKQVEETGHIKFPGVFANLRVPAGEAVARVEGGRGEVVFHIISDGKMSPYRMRMVTPSFRNVILFEHLTKGARVADIPAIYGSLDYFPPEADR from the coding sequence ATGAGCTTAGAGGAGAGAGAGCTAGAGGTACTAATAGGCCCTCAACATCCCGCATCAGGGCACATGAGGCTCGTGGCCAAGATAGACGGGGATATAGTGGTAGAGCTGAGGCCTAACATAGGTTACGTGCATCGATCGGTAGAGAAGCTGGCAGAAGTCAAGAAGTACCTTCAGATAATACCTTTGGTGGAGAGGCCTTCTTTGGCTGATACCACCGCCAACAACTTGGCCTACGTCATGGCTGTGGAGAAGCTGCTGGGAATAGAGCCACCACCTAGGGCACAGTACCTGAGGACCCTCCTAGCGGAGATAAACAGGATTCACAGCCACTTCTACGGCATGGGCATTCATGGGGTCATGATAGGGTCATCAACCGCTTACATGTGGTGCTTCGGAGACAGGGAGCCCCTAATAGAACTGGCACAAGAGCTGACTGGTGCCAGACTAACCTATTCCTACATAGTGCCCGGAGGGGTGAGGAGGGATCTGCCTCAAGGCTTCGAGGACAAGGTGGAGAAGGTGATGAGGTACCTAGAGAACAGGATGCCCGACTACTTCGACATCTACTTCAACAACCCTGTGACTAGAGCTAGGCTCGAGGGAGTGGGGGTACTGACCAAGGAGGATGCGATAAAACTTGGCGTGACTGGGCCGAACCTAAGGGCTAGCGGCGTTCCCTACGACGTAAGGAAGGCAGAGCCCTACGCGGCCTATCCCGAACTGGATTTTGACGTGATAACGGAGGAGGATGGCGATGCATTCGCTAGGGTCATGGTAAGGGTGAGGGAGATACAGGAGAGCATCAAGATAATCAGACAGGTCTTGAAGAAGATACCTGACGGTCCCATCCTCGACGAGAAATACATGAAGATGATCCCGCCGAACCTGAGGAAGCAGGTGGAGGAGACCGGTCACATAAAGTTCCCCGGAGTCTTCGCCAACCTAAGGGTCCCGGCCGGAGAGGCCGTGGCTAGGGTAGAGGGAGGAAGGGGAGAGGTCGTCTTCCACATAATCAGCGACGGGAAGATGAGTCCCTACAGGATGAGGATGGTCACCCCCTCATTCAGGAACGTCATACTCTTCGAGCACCTCACCAAGGGAGCCAGAGTCGCCGACATCCCCGCGATTTACGGTAGTCTGGATTACTTCCCGCCGGAGGCTGATAGGTGA
- a CDS encoding NADH-quinone oxidoreductase subunit C — protein sequence MKFEELKSQIEERMKDLGAEVSGKEPNVVDVKVSREKIVEAAKRLKEMGFDHVKAVTAIDYPNERFEVVYVSSSYSNLELAYFIVNLRTDLPYDDPKMPSLLEVWPSVLYQEHEEHDLIGIMFEGHPRMGERLLLPESYEGIPPLRKEFKVKTEGINA from the coding sequence ATGAAGTTTGAGGAACTGAAGAGTCAAATAGAGGAGAGGATGAAGGATCTGGGCGCTGAGGTCTCCGGGAAGGAGCCGAATGTGGTGGATGTGAAAGTCTCTCGGGAGAAGATAGTGGAAGCAGCGAAGAGGCTCAAGGAAATGGGCTTCGACCATGTTAAGGCAGTCACGGCCATCGATTACCCTAACGAGAGATTCGAGGTGGTGTATGTCTCATCCTCATACTCCAACTTGGAGCTAGCCTACTTCATAGTCAACCTGAGGACCGACCTGCCCTACGACGACCCCAAGATGCCTTCCTTGCTGGAGGTCTGGCCGAGCGTCCTATATCAAGAGCACGAAGAGCACGATCTCATAGGGATAATGTTCGAGGGTCATCCTAGGATGGGTGAGAGGTTACTGCTTCCAGAAAGCTACGAGGGCATACCGCCACTCAGGAAGGAGTTCAAGGTGAAGACGGAGGGGATAAACGCATGA
- the nuoB gene encoding NADH-quinone oxidoreductase subunit NuoB, with translation MVCALEGSMWVGNLEKAARKAAAWLVNKTPIRSLRDWGIAFSLWPVHFTTACCGAEFGASAAPKFDTERFGFLPFIASRQCNVLFIEGTLSKKMAEAAIWVYEQMPDPKFVVAMGACGIDGGIFWNSYNIVRPKDILPVHVYIPGCPPRPEAVAQAIIMLQRKIRKGELVTYEV, from the coding sequence ATGGTCTGCGCATTAGAGGGAAGTATGTGGGTTGGTAACTTGGAGAAAGCCGCCAGGAAGGCGGCAGCTTGGCTGGTGAACAAGACTCCCATCAGGAGCCTGAGGGACTGGGGGATAGCCTTCTCCCTCTGGCCGGTCCACTTCACCACCGCCTGCTGTGGAGCTGAATTCGGAGCCTCCGCCGCGCCCAAGTTCGACACCGAGAGGTTCGGGTTCCTCCCCTTTATAGCGTCTAGGCAGTGCAACGTCCTCTTCATAGAGGGGACCCTCAGCAAGAAGATGGCCGAGGCGGCGATATGGGTCTACGAGCAGATGCCCGATCCCAAGTTCGTGGTTGCCATGGGTGCTTGCGGCATAGATGGCGGCATATTCTGGAACAGCTACAACATAGTGAGACCGAAGGACATCCTTCCAGTTCACGTCTACATCCCTGGATGCCCGCCAAGACCCGAGGCAGTTGCCCAAGCGATAATCATGCTTCAGAGGAAGATAAGGAAGGGGGAGCTGGTGACCTATGAAGTTTGA
- the ndhC gene encoding NADH-quinone oxidoreductase subunit A gives MTNEVLVTFSLGIAIGIGLGIIGFILGKILSPAKEYPRKRERYECANPPRGRARGLFMMQYYPFLILFLTLEPIMIYSFLFLMEAHRYILNTTLLFGAMVAILASPLVFGIYYVRRLELWSAH, from the coding sequence TTGACAAATGAGGTCCTTGTGACATTTTCCTTAGGCATTGCGATAGGTATAGGACTTGGGATAATCGGTTTTATCCTCGGTAAGATACTATCTCCGGCTAAGGAGTATCCCAGAAAGAGAGAGAGATATGAGTGCGCTAACCCGCCGCGGGGAAGGGCGAGAGGCCTCTTCATGATGCAATACTATCCCTTCCTGATCCTGTTCCTTACCCTAGAGCCTATCATGATCTACTCTTTCCTATTCCTCATGGAGGCCCATAGATACATTCTAAACACCACTCTTCTTTTCGGCGCCATGGTGGCGATCCTCGCATCCCCTCTCGTGTTCGGGATATACTACGTTAGGAGGCTGGAACTATGGTCTGCGCATTAG
- a CDS encoding ferritin family protein produces MLAENPVSLSRGRKMTREELSQALRYAIIAELDAINLYIQFASATDDEKARKIFLDVAREEKTHVGEFLELLLSLDPEQVKELEEGRKEVKELLESH; encoded by the coding sequence ATGCTGGCTGAGAACCCGGTATCACTCTCAAGAGGAAGGAAGATGACCCGTGAGGAGCTCTCCCAAGCCCTGAGGTATGCCATTATAGCTGAACTAGATGCTATAAACCTCTACATTCAATTTGCCAGTGCAACAGACGATGAGAAGGCCAGAAAGATATTCTTAGACGTGGCAAGGGAGGAAAAGACTCATGTAGGAGAGTTTCTAGAGCTCCTCCTCTCTCTGGACCCTGAGCAGGTGAAGGAGCTAGAAGAGGGAAGAAAGGAAGTGAAAGAACTACTAGAAAGCCACTAA
- a CDS encoding cob(I)yrinic acid a,c-diamide adenosyltransferase, whose product MREGLVHLYTGNGKGKTTAAFGLALRVAGRGGRVLIVQFLKGLPTGEVMAVRKIPEIEVRRFGSERFVDPKRPTEEDIAMAKRGLKEAMEAMSSGNYRLVVLDEVNVAVAFNLIDEREVISAVKSRHPRTEVVLTGRYAPPSFYELSDYVTEFKEVKHPFSSGIPAREGIEY is encoded by the coding sequence GTGAGAGAGGGGCTCGTGCACCTCTATACGGGTAACGGCAAGGGAAAGACCACGGCGGCTTTTGGCTTGGCGTTAAGGGTAGCCGGAAGGGGAGGTAGAGTACTTATAGTCCAGTTCCTGAAGGGACTACCGACGGGGGAGGTCATGGCGGTCAGAAAAATACCTGAGATAGAGGTAAGGAGGTTCGGCAGCGAGAGGTTCGTGGATCCAAAGAGGCCAACAGAGGAAGATATAGCCATGGCCAAGAGAGGTCTCAAAGAGGCCATGGAAGCCATGTCCTCCGGTAACTACAGGTTGGTGGTCTTGGACGAGGTGAATGTGGCTGTGGCCTTCAATCTAATCGATGAGAGGGAGGTGATCTCGGCGGTCAAGTCGAGGCACCCACGCACGGAGGTCGTCCTCACTGGAAGGTACGCTCCTCCCTCTTTTTACGAATTGTCGGACTACGTGACCGAGTTCAAGGAGGTAAAGCACCCCTTCTCCTCCGGGATCCCCGCACGTGAAGGTATAGAATATTAA
- a CDS encoding adenosylcobalamin-dependent ribonucleoside-diphosphate reductase — MPVTKVVKRDGRIVPFDASRIKRAIEGAMREVGHYDEAKLDKVVRYVLRVINRTFSDDNPPHVEEIQDIVELALMKYDLFDVAKAYILYRKEREKIRKEKMAILGKDYVDDVDKRLSLNAIRLLAARYLQKDPDGRLKEDPKGMFIRVASLVVIPDVLHDPKVFDKDGGQPIHPKEEFSPEEWEGKVGLKNGHPEDHLAPTFTWNSYHLERMKALYDELNEQGRMKVSWSQFWEMLLHGEFDHHYQDFLNYYRLMVDLRFLPNSPTLFNAGTRLGQLSACFVLDIDDSLESIMKAATDAAMIFKSGGGVGINYSKLRPQGDIVRSTGGQASGPVSFMRIIDVITDVVKQGGRRRGANMGILEVWHPDIWKFVEAKAKPGQFENFNISVMITEDFWPKFESGEEYTLINPRNGEVWDTLNPREFFRKIAEMAWRTGDPGVLFADNINKRNIMKEALGEIKSTNPCVAGDTRVLTPAGWFRASEIYRLSKMRGPVKAVAVDEDVLGDSGEPQAYETELVATEGDEVIYRTVHGDELRLLIPKRVRAWVWHVGRKQGLRVVTKEGYELTLTPEHKVLTPEGWIEAKDLKPGDKIKLARLHPWFLDEVYEGSYDLDEDVAFALGWLVGDGTLNKHYVAWFFSHGDKAAEERVRRGIEKIGGNPLSHTYVLSESEHKVQYNRATTVYKNVMKLMGQTMERSRERSLPDVAWSLSPRALLAFLSGLFTADGYVDADRAVRLTSASLELLKEVQVLLTTFGIYSAIYERPYEGKFHYTTKDGEERTYKAGGYYELIIKGYSRKIFKDLIGFESIEKLEKLLLRKTKRDSVWVTVSSVEDAGLVDFYDFTVPTYHNYIANGLINHNCGEEPLYPYESCNLGSINLYAYIRRENGITSFDWDSYSEDVRLALRFLDNVIDVNKFPIPEIERNTKATRKVGLGLMGLADVLFALGIPYNSEEGFDFMRRVAEYLTYFAMKESVEMAKERGTFPLYGRSGYVKGEMPVEGFYHPEWWHLDWDTLKDEIRRYGIRNAEVTTIAPTGSISMIADVSSGIEPQFALVYEKRVSVGSFFYVDRELERQLKGNGLYHEKLLKEIADNGGSLQGIEPPEGKEELFKRMQQVFLVAYDIPWWDHVRAQAEIAKWICAAVSKTINMPNWVSVSDVEKAYLFAYKLGLKGITVYRDGSKAAQVLVTPSQRKGEYVVKTENQTLKMMEMLGIELPQLKKAPVEEKALAQPVFKPPSPQPANHVERCPECGSTRLVYKEDCVTCLDCGWSACVVS, encoded by the coding sequence ATGCCGGTCACTAAGGTAGTTAAGAGGGACGGTAGAATCGTCCCATTCGATGCCTCTCGTATAAAGAGGGCCATAGAGGGGGCTATGCGGGAGGTAGGACATTATGATGAAGCTAAACTTGATAAGGTAGTTAGATACGTGCTCAGAGTCATAAACAGGACGTTCAGCGACGATAATCCGCCCCACGTTGAGGAGATCCAGGACATAGTGGAACTCGCCCTGATGAAGTACGACCTCTTCGATGTGGCCAAGGCCTACATACTCTACAGGAAGGAGAGGGAGAAGATAAGGAAGGAGAAGATGGCCATTCTGGGCAAGGACTACGTGGATGATGTGGATAAGAGGCTCTCTCTAAATGCCATCAGGCTCCTTGCCGCTAGATATCTACAGAAGGACCCGGACGGGAGGCTGAAGGAGGACCCGAAGGGTATGTTCATAAGGGTCGCCTCCCTAGTGGTGATCCCTGACGTGCTACACGATCCCAAGGTGTTCGATAAGGATGGCGGCCAGCCAATTCACCCAAAGGAGGAGTTCTCACCTGAAGAATGGGAAGGTAAGGTGGGGCTTAAGAACGGACATCCAGAGGACCATTTAGCCCCTACCTTCACTTGGAACAGCTACCACTTGGAGAGGATGAAGGCGCTCTACGATGAACTCAACGAGCAGGGGAGGATGAAGGTGAGCTGGTCCCAGTTCTGGGAAATGCTCCTCCATGGAGAGTTCGATCACCATTACCAAGACTTCCTCAACTATTACAGGCTTATGGTCGATCTGAGGTTCCTTCCCAACTCCCCGACGCTGTTCAACGCTGGCACTAGGCTGGGTCAACTATCGGCATGCTTTGTATTGGACATAGACGATAGCTTGGAGTCGATAATGAAGGCTGCCACGGACGCAGCGATGATATTCAAGTCCGGCGGAGGTGTCGGAATAAACTACTCAAAGCTCAGACCGCAGGGCGACATAGTCAGGTCAACCGGAGGTCAGGCCTCGGGGCCGGTCAGTTTCATGAGAATAATAGATGTGATCACGGACGTGGTGAAGCAGGGAGGGCGCAGAAGAGGAGCAAATATGGGCATACTGGAGGTATGGCATCCCGACATATGGAAGTTCGTGGAGGCCAAAGCCAAGCCCGGTCAGTTCGAGAACTTCAACATCTCGGTGATGATAACGGAGGACTTCTGGCCCAAGTTCGAGTCTGGAGAGGAGTACACCCTCATCAATCCCAGAAATGGCGAAGTTTGGGATACCCTGAATCCTAGGGAGTTCTTCAGGAAGATAGCCGAGATGGCTTGGCGCACCGGAGATCCAGGTGTGTTGTTCGCTGATAATATAAATAAAAGAAATATAATGAAAGAAGCATTAGGTGAAATAAAATCAACTAATCCCTGCGTAGCTGGCGATACTAGGGTGCTCACGCCAGCAGGATGGTTCCGAGCCTCTGAAATCTATCGACTATCTAAGATGAGGGGCCCCGTCAAGGCGGTAGCCGTTGATGAAGATGTCTTGGGCGATAGCGGTGAGCCTCAAGCCTATGAGACAGAATTGGTAGCTACGGAGGGAGATGAGGTCATCTACAGGACTGTACATGGAGATGAATTGAGGCTCCTCATTCCAAAGAGGGTCAGAGCTTGGGTCTGGCATGTGGGAAGGAAGCAGGGACTGAGGGTGGTCACGAAGGAGGGATATGAGTTGACACTCACCCCAGAGCACAAGGTCCTCACGCCAGAAGGCTGGATAGAGGCGAAAGATCTCAAGCCCGGGGATAAGATCAAACTGGCGAGGTTGCACCCTTGGTTCTTGGATGAGGTCTATGAAGGTAGTTACGACTTGGACGAGGATGTGGCCTTTGCGTTGGGTTGGCTGGTTGGTGATGGGACCCTGAACAAGCATTATGTAGCGTGGTTCTTCAGCCACGGAGATAAGGCTGCTGAGGAGAGGGTCAGGAGGGGGATAGAGAAGATCGGAGGCAACCCACTCTCCCACACTTACGTACTGAGCGAGAGCGAGCACAAGGTCCAGTACAACAGGGCAACGACTGTCTACAAGAATGTCATGAAACTGATGGGTCAGACGATGGAGAGGAGCAGAGAGAGAAGCCTGCCCGATGTAGCATGGAGCCTCTCACCTAGAGCCCTGTTAGCGTTCCTCAGCGGCCTGTTTACGGCAGACGGGTATGTGGACGCAGACAGGGCGGTGAGGCTGACCAGCGCCAGCTTGGAACTACTGAAGGAGGTACAGGTGCTGCTCACCACCTTTGGAATATACTCAGCCATATACGAGAGGCCCTATGAAGGGAAATTCCATTACACGACTAAAGATGGGGAGGAGAGGACTTACAAGGCCGGTGGATACTACGAGCTGATAATTAAGGGCTATAGCAGGAAGATCTTCAAGGACTTAATAGGATTTGAGAGCATTGAAAAGCTGGAGAAACTTCTCTTAAGAAAAACAAAGAGGGACTCGGTATGGGTAACTGTCTCCTCTGTGGAGGATGCTGGTTTAGTGGACTTCTACGACTTCACCGTCCCAACATATCATAACTACATCGCGAACGGTCTGATAAACCACAACTGTGGTGAGGAGCCTTTATATCCATATGAGTCTTGTAACTTAGGAAGTATTAACTTATACGCTTACATCAGGAGAGAGAACGGAATTACATCCTTCGATTGGGATTCTTACTCTGAGGATGTAAGACTGGCCCTTCGTTTCCTCGACAATGTCATCGATGTGAATAAATTCCCCATTCCGGAAATAGAGAGAAACACCAAGGCCACGAGAAAGGTCGGTCTCGGTTTGATGGGGTTGGCTGACGTCCTCTTCGCGCTAGGAATACCGTACAATAGTGAGGAGGGGTTCGATTTCATGAGGAGGGTGGCTGAGTACCTCACCTACTTCGCCATGAAGGAGAGCGTTGAAATGGCCAAAGAGAGGGGGACCTTCCCACTTTACGGGAGATCAGGGTATGTCAAGGGGGAAATGCCGGTCGAGGGCTTCTACCATCCGGAGTGGTGGCACCTAGACTGGGACACCCTTAAGGACGAGATACGGAGGTACGGGATCAGGAACGCCGAAGTAACGACGATAGCCCCGACTGGTTCCATCTCCATGATAGCCGACGTTTCATCGGGAATAGAGCCTCAATTCGCTCTGGTGTATGAGAAGAGGGTATCCGTCGGCTCTTTCTTCTACGTGGACAGGGAACTGGAGAGGCAGCTCAAGGGGAACGGCCTCTACCACGAGAAGCTTCTTAAGGAGATTGCCGATAATGGGGGTTCGCTTCAGGGGATAGAGCCTCCCGAGGGCAAGGAGGAGCTCTTCAAGAGGATGCAGCAGGTGTTCCTCGTGGCCTACGACATACCGTGGTGGGATCACGTCAGGGCCCAGGCGGAGATAGCCAAGTGGATCTGCGCTGCTGTGAGCAAGACAATAAACATGCCCAACTGGGTGTCCGTCTCGGACGTTGAGAAGGCCTACCTGTTCGCCTACAAGCTGGGATTGAAGGGTATCACCGTCTATAGGGACGGCTCTAAGGCGGCTCAGGTTCTCGTGACCCCCTCCCAGAGGAAAGGCGAGTACGTGGTGAAGACAGAGAACCAGACGCTTAAGATGATGGAGATGCTCGGTATAGAGCTCCCCCAGCTCAAGAAGGCTCCCGTTGAGGAGAAGGCTCTAGCTCAGCCGGTCTTCAAACCTCCATCGCCACAGCCAGCGAATCACGTGGAGAGGTGTCCAGAGTGCGGCAGCACTAGGCTGGTGTACAAGGAGGACTGCGTCACCTGCCTGGACTGCGGGTGGTCTGCCTGCGTGGTCTCTTGA
- the dcd gene encoding dCTP deaminase — protein sequence MILSDSSIRSLIESGELSIDPLYDDTIRENGVDMRIGPEIAFPIVTGEVIDPIRDNPAKHFSVREIPDEGIIIPGNTSILLVTEEYVRMPKDVAALCGLRSSIARWGFVAPPTLIDAGFEGQLTIEVMWTRPAPVKLYKGIRFLHVVFFRVEGEVERPYSGSYQGQRGVTLPKKLENTRLSNKV from the coding sequence ATGATACTGTCGGACAGCAGCATACGCTCCCTTATCGAATCGGGTGAGCTTTCCATAGATCCCCTGTACGACGATACGATCAGGGAAAACGGGGTTGATATGAGGATAGGGCCCGAGATAGCCTTCCCTATAGTCACTGGGGAGGTAATAGATCCGATCAGGGACAATCCCGCCAAGCATTTTTCCGTCAGGGAGATCCCCGACGAGGGGATAATAATACCGGGGAACACCTCAATCCTCTTGGTAACCGAGGAGTACGTGAGAATGCCCAAGGATGTGGCTGCCCTCTGCGGGCTCCGCTCCTCCATTGCTAGATGGGGTTTCGTCGCCCCTCCAACGCTGATAGACGCTGGCTTCGAGGGTCAACTGACGATAGAGGTCATGTGGACCAGACCTGCGCCCGTGAAGCTGTACAAGGGCATAAGGTTCCTTCATGTGGTGTTCTTCAGGGTGGAAGGTGAAGTAGAGAGGCCGTACAGCGGGAGCTATCAGGGGCAGAGGGGTGTGACACTCCCCAAGAAGCTCGAGAACACCCGCTTAAGCAACAAGGTTTAA
- the asd gene encoding aspartate-semialdehyde dehydrogenase: MKVALLGGTGAVGQRFVKMLSGHPWFELAVITGKTSVGKRYGEVNWVLEGEVPEEFRDIVVRENSLESLREVDLVFSALPSKEARRFERELMNRGIPLVSNASALRMDPLVPLIIPEVNPDHLSLIDRQEELGVGPVATDPNCTTTVLTLPLKPLHDAYTLKRLDVASYQALSGAGYPGVPSYDIIDNLIPFISGEEEKVQNETRKLLGEVNGGEVIFASFDVQATCIRVPVLDGHTVAVHAEFEEEVDPEEAAKLLQNFSSEPQRLKLPTAPARPVHVRNEGDRPQPRYDRDAEGGMSVVVGRIRKGTNNHSLLFVVVGHNTVRGAAGQAILLAELMRVKNII; the protein is encoded by the coding sequence ATGAAGGTAGCCCTACTGGGTGGCACCGGGGCCGTAGGGCAGCGGTTCGTCAAGATGCTATCGGGCCACCCTTGGTTCGAGCTTGCTGTGATAACTGGGAAGACCAGCGTCGGGAAGAGGTACGGGGAGGTGAACTGGGTCCTAGAGGGAGAGGTACCGGAGGAGTTCAGGGACATAGTGGTGAGAGAGAACTCGCTGGAGAGCCTGAGGGAAGTGGATCTGGTGTTCTCAGCCCTGCCGTCCAAGGAGGCGAGGAGGTTTGAGAGGGAGCTGATGAACCGTGGCATACCCCTAGTGAGCAACGCGAGTGCCCTGAGGATGGACCCACTGGTTCCCTTGATCATACCGGAGGTGAATCCAGACCACCTCTCGCTGATCGATAGGCAAGAGGAACTTGGAGTTGGGCCTGTGGCCACGGATCCCAACTGCACGACCACAGTGCTTACCCTTCCCTTGAAGCCATTGCACGACGCCTACACACTCAAAAGACTCGACGTAGCCAGCTACCAGGCCCTCTCAGGGGCAGGCTACCCAGGAGTTCCCTCCTATGATATCATCGATAATCTAATTCCCTTCATCTCGGGAGAGGAGGAAAAGGTACAGAATGAAACTAGGAAGCTGCTAGGTGAGGTAAATGGGGGCGAGGTCATATTTGCATCCTTTGATGTTCAGGCCACGTGCATTAGGGTCCCCGTCTTGGACGGTCACACGGTAGCGGTGCACGCGGAGTTCGAGGAAGAAGTGGATCCCGAGGAGGCGGCCAAACTCCTCCAGAATTTCAGCTCCGAGCCTCAGCGCCTGAAACTACCCACCGCTCCAGCAAGACCCGTTCACGTGAGGAATGAGGGTGACAGGCCTCAACCCAGATACGACAGGGATGCGGAAGGTGGTATGAGCGTCGTGGTTGGCAGGATCAGGAAGGGGACCAACAACCATTCGCTTCTCTTTGTGGTGGTGGGACATAACACGGTAAGAGGGGCAGCGGGACAAGCCATCCTCCTAGCTGAACTGATGAGAGTAAAGAACATCATCTAA